From a region of the Triticum aestivum cultivar Chinese Spring chromosome 7D, IWGSC CS RefSeq v2.1, whole genome shotgun sequence genome:
- the LOC123166846 gene encoding probable rRNA-processing protein EBP2 homolog (The sequence of the model RefSeq protein was modified relative to this genomic sequence to represent the inferred CDS: added 21 bases not found in genome assembly), with protein sequence MTVPRKQAKMVELEKEEDPLVHDEPMLDDDDTDEDYVESEDDDSEEELQAEPSKKAVYNKEGLLEKLEDIAWPDNVDWMHKLTVDHDQGEKVDVNDDLTRELAFYTQALDGTRQAFEKLQSRKVRFLRPADYYAEMVKTDTHMHKIKGKLLFEKKKIEEAEERKKARESKKRSKEVQAEKLKERAKEKKESIESVKKWRKQRQQGGFSKGKEDGPNLNFEVEEGLKQHKKQRPGVSPGDRSGGLAKRGKQGKNHRSKDSKFGHGGRKGMKKQNTAETTNDFRGRAKPEL encoded by the exons ATGACGGTTCCCCGTAAGCAAG CGAAAATGGTGGAGCTTGAAAAAGAAGAGGACCCCTTGGTCCACGACGAACCCATGCTGGATGATGATGATACCGACGAGGACTATGTGGAGTCAGAGGATGACGATTCAGAGGAAGAATTGCAGGCTGAACCTTCAAAGAAGGCCGTGTACAACAAGGAGGGGCTCCTTGAGAAGCTCGAGGACATCGCCTGGCCGGATAATGTGGACTGGATGCACAAGCTCACCGTCGACCATGACCAAGGGGAGAAGGTCGATGTGAACGACGATCTTACCCGCGAGCTCGCTTTCTACACCCAGGCTTTGGATGGCACGAGGCAGGCCTTTGAGAAGTTGCAGTCCAGGAAGGTCCGGTTCCTCAGGCCGGCAGATTACTACGCGGAGATGGTCAAGACTGACACTCACATGCACAAGATCAAGGGGAAGCTCCTGTTTgagaagaagaagattgaggaggctgaggagaggaagaaggcgcGAGAGTCGAAGAAGCGATCGAAGGAGGTGCAGGCAGAGAAGCTCAAGGAGAGggccaaggagaagaaggagagcatCGAGTCGGTCAAGAAGTGGAGGAAGCAGAGGCAGCAAGGGGGATTTTCCAAGGGGAAGGAGGACGGGCCAAACCTGAACTTTGAAGTTGAAGAGGGACTCAAGCAGCACAAGAAGCAGAGGCCTGGCGTTTCTCCTGGTGACAGGTCTGGTGGTCTTGCTAAGCGGGGTAAACAAGGAAAGAACCATAGGTCAAAGGATTCCAAGTTTGGTCATGGCGGTCGCAAAGGGATGAAGAAGCAAAACACTGCTGAGACGACGAATGACTTCAGAGGA
- the LOC123165815 gene encoding ubiquitin carboxyl-terminal hydrolase 3, which produces MGAASSRLEKALGEQFPEGERYFGLENFGNTCYCNSVLQALYFCVSFREQLLQYYANNKSASDGEENMLTCLADLFSQISNQKKKTGVIAPKRFIQRLKKQNELFRSYMHQDAHEFLNFLLNELVDILEKECKANKETPQNSSSNKSSNGPINGQPNGSHKEPETTWVHKCFQGILTNQTKCLRCETVTDRDETFLDLSLDIEQNSSITSCLKNFSSTETLNAEDKFFCDKCCSLQEAQKRMKIKKQPNILVIHLKRFKYIEQLGRYKKLTYRVVFPLELKLMNTVDNSDLEYSLFAVLVHVGSGPNHGHYISVVKSHNHWLFFDDETVEMTDESMVQTFFGSAQEFSGNTDNGYILFYESVAKTS; this is translated from the exons ATGGGCGCGGCGAGCTCGAGGCTGGAGAAGGCGCTGGGCGAGCAGTTCCCCGAGGGCGAGCGCTACTTCGGCCTCGAGAACTTCGGCAACACCTGCTACTGCAACAGCGTCCTCCAG GCACTTTACTTCTGTGTTTCTTTTCGCGAGCAATTACTGCAGTACTATGCAAACAATAAAAGCGCCAGTGATGGCGAAGAGAACATGTTAACCTGCTTAGCTGACCTTTTCTCTCAG ATCAGCAATCAGAAGAAGAAAACGGGTGTTATTGCTCCAAAGCGTTTTATACAACGATTGAAGAAACAGAATGAGCTTTTCCGCAGCTATATGCATCAG GATGCTCATGAATTTCTGAATTTTTTGTTGAATGAGCTAGTTGACATTCTCGAGAAAGAATGTAAAGCCAATAAAGAAACTCCTCAAAATTCATCTTCAAATAAGAGTTCTAATGGCCCTATTAATGGTCAGCCCAATGGTAGTCATAAAGAACCAGAGACTACATGGGTCCACAAATGCTTCCAG GGAATATTGACTAATCAAACAAAATGTCTGAGATGTGAAACCGTCACTGATAGAGATGAAACATTTCTTGACTTGAGCCTGGATATAGAACAAAATAGTTCAATCACCAGCTGTCTTAAAAACTTCAGCTCAACAGAAACTTTGAACGCCGAGGATAAGTTCTTCTGTGACAAATGCTGCAG TTTACAAGAAGCACAGAAAAGAATGAAGATAAAGAAACAGCCAAACATCCTGGTAATCCATCTCAAGCGCTTCAAGTACATCGAGCAGCTTGGCCGCTACAAAAAGCTGACATACCGAGTTGTTTTCCCACTGGAGCTTAAACTCATGAACACGGTCGACAATTCAGACTTGGAATATTCCCTCTTCGCTGTGCTAGTACACGTCGGAAGTGGGCCAAATCATGGCCACTACATCAGTGTGGTAAAGAGCCACAACCACTGGTTGTTCTTTGACGATGAGACTGTTGAGATGACCGATGAGTCCATGGTACAGACATTCTTCGGCTCAGCACAGGAGTTCAGTGGTAACACCGACAATGGCTACATACTCTTCTACGAAAGCGTCGCTAAAACAAGCTGA